The DNA segment GTCAGGACTGGCCAGATGTCCACATGCAGCCCGAACAAACCCTACAAGCCCATGTGGACTTAAAAGGCAGAGCTTTGCTGCCTGTGCATAACGGCACGTTTGATCTGGCATTGCATGTCTGGAATGATCCGTTTGAGCGCATTGTGGCACTGGCGGAGCGTCATGGCATAGCGGTCAGTACACCGCAGATGGGTGAGCCTTTAAATCTTAATGAACCCCGAGCTGAGGTCCGCTGGTGGCGTGCCCAGCCGGTCTAAGCCAGAGACGGATCGTGAAGGTGATCTGCTGTCCTTCGGAACGGACTTCAATATCACCGCCATGCATCTGCACAATTGACTTGGTGATCGCAAGGCCAAGACCCGTGCCTTCGTCAGTCCGCTGCTGTGCACTCGCACTGCGATAGAAGCGGTCAAAGAAATGCATCAATTGTTCAGCAGGTACTGGGGCAGCGTCGTTTTGTACAATAATGGTGGCGAAATTCAGGCTTTGAGACAGATCGATCAAAATTGTACTGTCTCGGGTGCCATAACGAATGGCATTTGAAATCAGATTACTCAGAGCTCGGCGCAACATCAGTTGATCACCATGCACAATAGCACGGCCAGACAGCTTAAGCTGCATGCCCTTCTCTTCAGCCAGTGCGTCATAGTACTCATACAACTCAAAAGCTTCTTTGCCGATATCAACATCTTTAGCATGAAAAAGATTAATACCGTGATCCGCTTGGGCAAGTAGCAGCATATCGGAAATCATGCGTGATAAGCGCTCATATTCCTCTAAATTGGAATAGAGAATTTCCTGATAAGTCTGATTGTCCCTTGGCTGTGTTAAACAGACCTGGGTTTGGGTCATCATATTATTGATCGGTGCACGCAGCTCATGCGCAAGATCAGAAGAAAACTCTGAAAGCCGGATAAAAGTGAGTTTGAGTCGATCCAGCATCTCATTAAAAGAATTGGCCAGCGGTAGCAGTTCCGTTGGTGCATGATCCGTATCTAGTCGCTCAGTCAGATTATGTGCCGAAATCTGTTCTGCTACACCGACCATGGACTGAGCACTCGACAAGCCTTTTCGCGTTGCATACCAGCCAAGCAACATTAGACAGAGGGTCCCAAGACCACCCACTGCAAGTAACAATTCGCGAAAGTGATGAAGAAAACGGGTGTGCTTTCGCACCTCAAGACCGATCATGATGCGATAATTGGTGGCTTGATCGACCGTATTCTGTTGTGTCAGGAGCATGAACAAATAGCGCTTTTGATTAATCGGCCACTCTTGCTGCTCTAAGGTTTTGTCCTGTGTAATCAACAAGACCTTACCCTCTTTCTGATGATCTTGCCACTCTTGCAAAGTTGGTCCTTGACTGACGACAGGCTGGCTCGGCGAAGATTGCAGATTTTCGGTGGTAAACAGCGGGGTTCCAATCGGACGCTCAATGCGGACTATGGGTTTACGGCGACTGATAAACGCAGACTTTAATTCGTTAATGGTATTCTGGCTGTTGCCGGGGTGGTCTTTTAAAATACTTTCGACCTCAGACATACGCATTTCAAGTCTTTCGCGATCAATCGCAATCAGTTGCTGCGTCACTAAATGATCAATCACCAGCCCCATGATCAAAAAGATAATCAATGTGCATAGCGAAAAAATGAGACTGATGCGGACGCTCAGAGACCTAACGATTTTCCTCAATTTCAGTTTCCAAGACATAGCCCATACCGCGTATCGTTTTTATCAGCTTCGGATGAAAATCCTGATCGATTTTATTGCGTAATCGCTTGATAGCAACTTCGACCACATTGGTATCACTTTCAAAATTCATATCCCATACTTGGGATGCGATCAATGAGCGAGGCAGTATCTCACCTTGCTTACGCATAAACAGCTCTAATAACAAAAATTCTTTTGCAGTAAGGTCGATTCGGCGGCCTGCGCGTGTAACTCGACGACGGCGTAAATCGAGTTCAATGTCAGCTACCGTGATCACATCATTCTCTTGCTGCTGACTGCGCCGCAAAAGGCTCTTAATCCGTGCAAGCAATTCAGTAAAGGCAAAGGGCTTAATCAGATAATCGTCTGCTCCGAGCTCTAAACCTCGGATCCGATCATCTAGATGACTTTGTGCTGTAAGGAAAAGTACTGGCATCCAATATTCTGCCTTACGGATCGTAGACAATAAGGTCCAGCCATCCATTTTGGGCAACATCACATCTAAAATCAGCAGATCATAGCTATCGGTCAATACTTGATTCAATGCCGATTGGCCGTCACTCACCCAATCGACTGTATATCCCGCTTCAGTAAGACCTTGCTTGAGGTACTCTCCAGTCTTGGATTCATCTTCAGCAATTAAAATTTTCAAACGTTGGTGTCCCCGTATTAGCTGCCAAATCCGCATCACGCGTTCATGGAGTGTAAAGTCACGTCCATTATAATGAGTTGTTTTAATATGGCAAAGCAAGCACGTTATAACACCTGACGAAAACAAAAACGTTGCAATATACGCACAATATATTACTAACCTATGACAATTTTAATAAAAAATTTACCCTAGCGCAATATATAAGTACATCAAGTAATATTTTTACTTATGAAAAATATAAATTATTATTTAATAAATAAATAATATACATTAAAAACAAATATTTGATTGTATTTTCAATTTAAATTATCAAACTTATATCTCACCTACAAAATACACACACGCATATATACATATTTATTTTTTAAAAAAAATTTCAACTGACACCAAAATGACGCCAAGATTACTTTTTTGTCATTTTGTGGATTTTAAAACATAAAGACGCATATTATGGATATTAAATGAACACGAGCAATTAATATCATGAAGGCTTTTTTAATTGAACATCAAAACATGACCAGAGAATATCCGAGTTCATCACTCATACCAGTCGAAAATGAAGTGGCGCATATTGCCGATTTGGAGTTTAATTTGAGTCAGGGCTCGATTAAAAAGTCTGGACAGGAAATCAATGTCACTGCAAGACAGTATGCCTTGCTGGAACGCTTTATTCAGGCCCGCACAGAATCACAAAACGCCTATCTCGATATTTCATGTGATACTTGATTGAAATGGTCGCGCTTAGATCGCGCCTATTCACTCTACTTCCATGAAATAAAACTGTGCATTGAATGGGACAAAGTCTCCCTTATATCTTGATCCTAAAGCACTAGCTTAGAAGTAATTTCGTCCGCAACACCGCTCTCTGCAGCAGAGATAACTCAATAATACATGAACCAAGTCACAATAATCGACAAATTTACGATAGATTTGTATAGAAAATAGAGTACGCTCTCTGCTAATCATTCCTTAGCATGTCCGGATGACGGATCAATTCTTTACATTCTGTGACCAGTTTGAGATCTCTCATGAATAACCCGATTCAATTTCCCAATGCTCACCTCCCAGAAAGCATGA comes from the Aquirhabdus parva genome and includes:
- a CDS encoding heavy metal sensor histidine kinase, whose amino-acid sequence is MSWKLKLRKIVRSLSVRISLIFSLCTLIIFLIMGLVIDHLVTQQLIAIDRERLEMRMSEVESILKDHPGNSQNTINELKSAFISRRKPIVRIERPIGTPLFTTENLQSSPSQPVVSQGPTLQEWQDHQKEGKVLLITQDKTLEQQEWPINQKRYLFMLLTQQNTVDQATNYRIMIGLEVRKHTRFLHHFRELLLAVGGLGTLCLMLLGWYATRKGLSSAQSMVGVAEQISAHNLTERLDTDHAPTELLPLANSFNEMLDRLKLTFIRLSEFSSDLAHELRAPINNMMTQTQVCLTQPRDNQTYQEILYSNLEEYERLSRMISDMLLLAQADHGINLFHAKDVDIGKEAFELYEYYDALAEEKGMQLKLSGRAIVHGDQLMLRRALSNLISNAIRYGTRDSTILIDLSQSLNFATIIVQNDAAPVPAEQLMHFFDRFYRSASAQQRTDEGTGLGLAITKSIVQMHGGDIEVRSEGQQITFTIRLWLRPAGHATSGPQLGVH
- a CDS encoding heavy metal response regulator transcription factor, coding for MKILIAEDESKTGEYLKQGLTEAGYTVDWVSDGQSALNQVLTDSYDLLILDVMLPKMDGWTLLSTIRKAEYWMPVLFLTAQSHLDDRIRGLELGADDYLIKPFAFTELLARIKSLLRRSQQQENDVITVADIELDLRRRRVTRAGRRIDLTAKEFLLLELFMRKQGEILPRSLIASQVWDMNFESDTNVVEVAIKRLRNKIDQDFHPKLIKTIRGMGYVLETEIEENR